From a region of the Streptomyces sp. NBC_00193 genome:
- a CDS encoding transposase, translating to MSSRQGASGSTSWSTRVWTCDRCGTRHDRDHNAAKNVKYEGRRIRAAWSGTTHPRTGGPCRVTGKVSACGAHVRPGFSPAARATPTDVGRKQEPSSR from the coding sequence ATCTCCTCGCGGCAGGGTGCGAGCGGATCGACGTCCTGGTCTACCCGGGTATGGACCTGTGACCGGTGTGGCACCCGACATGACCGCGACCACAACGCGGCGAAAAACGTGAAGTACGAAGGGCGGCGCATCCGCGCCGCATGGAGCGGTACCACCCACCCCCGGACCGGGGGCCCTTGCCGGGTGACCGGCAAGGTAAGCGCCTGCGGAGCGCATGTAAGACCAGGGTTTTCCCCGGCAGCGCGCGCAACACCCACTGACGTGGGCAGGAAACAGGAACCCAGCTCAAGGTGA
- a CDS encoding pyridoxal-phosphate dependent enzyme: MHLQPRPPSPLQEIRDDRFERHGVRLLLKRDDLVHPELPGNKWRKLAPNLRAAVAGGYPELVTFGGAYSNHLRATAAAGRLLGLATVGIVRGDELAGRPLNDSLARCAADGMRLHFVSRSAYRDKAGLPAQAGAEGAYVIPEGGSNALALHGCAELGRELSGACDVVAVACGTGGTLAGLAPGLGAGQRAVGVPVVGGGFLEAEIRSLQTAAFGGPAGDWSLAEGYAHGGYARVPAELAQFAADFESRHGLPVERIYVAKLLWALLDLTREGAFPGGTTLAAVVTGRP, translated from the coding sequence GTGCACTTGCAGCCACGCCCGCCGTCCCCGTTGCAGGAGATCCGCGACGACAGGTTCGAGCGGCACGGAGTGCGCCTGCTGCTCAAGCGGGACGACCTGGTCCACCCGGAGCTGCCCGGCAACAAGTGGCGCAAGCTCGCGCCGAACCTGCGGGCCGCCGTCGCGGGCGGGTACCCGGAGCTCGTGACCTTCGGCGGGGCCTACTCCAACCACCTGCGGGCCACCGCCGCGGCCGGCCGGCTGCTGGGGCTGGCGACGGTCGGGATCGTACGGGGGGACGAGCTCGCGGGGCGGCCGCTGAACGACTCGCTGGCCCGGTGCGCCGCGGACGGCATGAGGCTGCACTTCGTGTCCCGGTCGGCCTACCGGGACAAGGCCGGGCTGCCCGCCCAGGCGGGCGCCGAGGGGGCCTACGTGATCCCCGAGGGCGGCAGCAACGCCCTCGCACTGCACGGCTGCGCCGAGCTGGGCCGCGAGCTGAGCGGCGCCTGCGACGTGGTCGCCGTGGCCTGCGGGACCGGGGGCACGCTGGCCGGGCTGGCGCCGGGACTCGGCGCGGGCCAGCGGGCGGTGGGGGTGCCGGTGGTCGGGGGCGGCTTCCTGGAGGCGGAGATACGTTCCCTCCAGACGGCCGCCTTCGGCGGCCCGGCGGGCGACTGGTCGCTGGCCGAGGGATACGCCCACGGGGGCTACGCCCGGGTCCCCGCCGAGCTGGCGCAGTTCGCGGCGGACTTCGAATCCCGCCACGGCCTGCCGGTGGAGCGGATCTACGTGGCGAAGCTCCTGTGGGCCCTGCTCGACCTGACCCGCGAAGGGGCCTTTCCCGGGGGCACGACCCTGGCGGCGGTCGTCACGGGTCGCCCGTAG
- a CDS encoding Na+/H+ antiporter has translation MEVLPLVALVAGCAVVAGLARRTPVPAPLLLVAAGLAAAYVPGVPEYDLDPHIVLPLLLPPLLYTAAVDSSYLDLRANIRPVALLSVGYVLFATVAVGYVAYLLVPGLSLPVALVLGAVIAPPDAVAATAIARKLGLPNRITTILQGESLVNDATAITAFKVALAAAVGTSAGWTDGIREFLLASVGGVAVGLLLMVPIHVLRKKMREPLLQNTLSLLIPFVAYAAAERVHASGVLAVVVVALYLGHRNWQVDFATRLQEEAVWKMVAFILESVVFALIGLQLPVVLKGLGEYEGAAAAGYAVVVFLVVVAARFAWVFPATFLPRLSQRIRAREPETTWKAPVIVGWAGMRGVVSLAIAFSVPMSVPHRNLILFLTFTTVIGTLVVQGLTLPPLIRLLRLPPKDTHAETLAEAQAQSEASRAAEDRLTELLASPANALPPPLADRLRTVLERRRNAVWERLGEVNAVTGESADDVYRRLAGEMIEAEREVFVSLRDARRIDDEMLRALLRRLDLEEAAAYREESG, from the coding sequence ATGGAGGTATTGCCGCTGGTGGCGCTGGTCGCCGGCTGTGCGGTCGTCGCGGGCCTGGCCCGCCGCACACCGGTGCCGGCGCCGCTGCTGCTGGTCGCCGCCGGACTGGCCGCGGCCTACGTGCCGGGCGTGCCCGAGTACGACCTGGATCCGCACATCGTGCTGCCGCTGCTGCTCCCGCCGCTGCTCTACACGGCCGCGGTGGACAGCTCGTACCTGGACCTGCGGGCGAACATCCGGCCCGTGGCGCTGCTCTCGGTGGGGTACGTGCTCTTCGCGACCGTCGCCGTCGGGTACGTCGCGTACCTGCTGGTGCCGGGGCTCTCGCTGCCGGTGGCGCTGGTGCTGGGGGCGGTCATCGCCCCGCCCGACGCGGTCGCGGCGACGGCCATCGCGCGCAAGCTCGGGCTGCCGAACCGGATCACGACCATCCTCCAGGGTGAGTCCCTGGTCAACGACGCCACCGCGATCACCGCGTTCAAGGTCGCGCTGGCGGCGGCGGTCGGGACGAGCGCCGGCTGGACGGACGGGATCCGGGAGTTCCTGCTGGCCTCGGTGGGCGGGGTCGCGGTCGGCCTGCTGCTGATGGTCCCGATCCACGTCCTGCGCAAGAAGATGCGCGAACCGCTCCTGCAGAACACCCTGTCGCTGCTGATCCCCTTCGTGGCCTACGCGGCCGCCGAGCGGGTGCACGCGTCGGGAGTGCTGGCGGTGGTGGTGGTCGCGCTGTACCTCGGGCACCGCAACTGGCAGGTCGACTTCGCGACCCGGCTCCAGGAGGAGGCCGTCTGGAAGATGGTCGCCTTCATCCTCGAATCGGTGGTCTTCGCGCTGATCGGGCTCCAGCTGCCGGTCGTACTGAAGGGGCTGGGGGAGTACGAGGGCGCGGCCGCGGCGGGCTACGCGGTGGTGGTGTTCCTCGTCGTGGTGGCGGCCCGCTTCGCCTGGGTCTTCCCGGCGACGTTCCTGCCGAGGCTCTCGCAGCGGATCCGGGCGCGCGAGCCGGAGACGACCTGGAAGGCCCCGGTCATCGTGGGCTGGGCGGGCATGCGGGGCGTGGTCTCCCTGGCGATCGCCTTCTCCGTGCCCATGAGCGTGCCGCACCGGAACCTGATCCTGTTCCTGACCTTCACGACGGTGATCGGCACGCTGGTGGTCCAGGGCCTGACCCTGCCGCCGCTGATCAGGCTGCTGCGGCTGCCGCCCAAGGACACCCACGCCGAGACCCTCGCGGAGGCCCAGGCCCAGAGCGAGGCCTCACGGGCGGCGGAGGACCGGCTGACGGAACTCCTGGCCTCCCCGGCGAACGCCCTCCCGCCCCCGCTGGCGGACCGGCTGCGCACGGTGCTGGAGCGGCGGCGCAACGCGGTGTGGGAGCGGCTGGGCGAGGTCAACGCGGTGACGGGCGAGTCCGCGGACGACGTCTACCGCCGCCTGGCGGGGGAGATGATCGAAGCGGAACGCGAGGTCTTCGTCTCCCTGCGCGACGCCCGCCGCATCGACGACGAAATGCTCCGCGCGCTGCTGCGCCGCCTGGACCTGGAGGAGGCGGCGGCGTACCGCGAGGAGTCGGGCTGA
- a CDS encoding UBP-type zinc finger domain-containing protein, with protein MSECTHVPELPRPEPVPLAQTCPECLALGSHPVQLRLCLGCGHVGCCDSSPHRHATAHHRETGHPVMRSFEPGETWRWCFVDGSIV; from the coding sequence ATGAGCGAGTGCACCCACGTTCCCGAACTGCCGCGCCCCGAGCCGGTCCCGCTTGCCCAGACCTGCCCCGAATGTCTGGCGCTCGGCAGCCATCCCGTCCAGCTCCGGCTGTGCCTGGGATGCGGGCACGTCGGCTGCTGCGACTCCTCGCCCCACCGGCACGCCACGGCGCACCACCGGGAGACCGGACATCCGGTGATGCGCAGCTTCGAACCGGGCGAGACCTGGCGATGGTGTTTTGTCGACGGTTCGATCGTCTGA
- a CDS encoding anti-sigma regulatory factor: MSQIAGEPGTQDFVEVRLPAAGAYLSVLRTATAGLAARLDFTLDEIEDLRIAVDEACAILLQQAVPGSVLSCVFRLVDDSLEVTVSAPTTDGRAPERDTFAWTVLSALAGKVEATVEENKTVSISLYKQRGAGPGPA, translated from the coding sequence GTGTCCCAGATCGCAGGCGAGCCCGGGACCCAGGACTTCGTGGAAGTCCGGCTGCCCGCTGCGGGTGCCTACCTGTCTGTGCTGCGGACGGCCACGGCCGGCCTCGCGGCACGTTTGGACTTCACCCTCGACGAGATCGAGGACCTCCGCATCGCGGTGGACGAGGCCTGCGCGATCCTGCTCCAGCAGGCCGTGCCCGGCTCCGTCCTCAGCTGCGTCTTCCGGTTGGTGGACGATTCGCTGGAGGTGACCGTCTCCGCCCCGACCACCGACGGCCGGGCGCCGGAGCGCGACACGTTCGCGTGGACCGTCCTCTCGGCGCTCGCCGGGAAGGTCGAGGCCACGGTCGAGGAGAACAAGACGGTGAGCATCAGCCTCTACAAACAGCGCGGCGCGGGACCAGGCCCGGCGTGA
- a CDS encoding RNA polymerase sigma factor SigF — translation MSGGEVPVRGGDRPRVGHEVDGGIPEQQHARPHPADTDAENGFLDSAERRAGPVSENQHDQTLPVQPPGAAATAPPAAPAPAADAAPAADAAEALRAPVFTAPLPLPDPRDRSGARALFIELRALPDGSPEKAELRNRLVRMHLPLVEHLARRFRNRGEPLDDLTQVATIGLIKSVDRFDPDRGVEFSTYATPTVVGEIKRHFRDKGWAVRVPRRLQELRLSLTTATAELSQQHGRSPTVHELAERLGISEEEVLEGLESANAYSTLSLDVPDTDDESPAVADTLGSEDEALEGVEYRESLKPLLEGLPPREKRILLLRFFGNMTQSQIAQEVGISQMHVSRLLARTLAQLREKLLVEE, via the coding sequence GTGAGCGGCGGGGAGGTCCCGGTGCGGGGCGGGGATCGGCCCCGGGTAGGACACGAGGTCGACGGCGGCATTCCGGAGCAGCAGCACGCCCGGCCGCACCCGGCTGACACGGATGCGGAAAACGGCTTTTTGGACTCGGCGGAGCGACGGGCGGGCCCTGTGAGCGAGAACCAGCACGACCAAACACTGCCGGTCCAGCCACCGGGGGCCGCTGCCACGGCCCCGCCGGCGGCACCGGCACCGGCCGCGGACGCAGCACCGGCCGCGGACGCCGCCGAAGCCCTCCGGGCTCCGGTGTTCACGGCGCCGCTACCCCTGCCGGATCCGCGCGACCGCAGCGGCGCGCGGGCCCTCTTCATCGAGCTCCGGGCGCTGCCCGACGGCTCGCCGGAGAAGGCGGAGCTGCGCAACCGGCTCGTACGGATGCACCTGCCGCTGGTCGAACACCTGGCCCGGCGCTTCCGCAACCGCGGCGAGCCGCTGGACGACCTGACGCAGGTCGCCACCATCGGCCTGATCAAGTCGGTGGACCGCTTCGACCCGGACCGCGGGGTCGAGTTCTCCACGTACGCCACGCCCACGGTGGTCGGCGAGATCAAGCGCCACTTCCGCGACAAGGGCTGGGCGGTACGGGTTCCCCGGCGCCTGCAGGAGCTGCGGCTCTCGCTCACCACGGCGACGGCGGAACTGTCCCAGCAGCACGGCCGCTCCCCCACGGTGCACGAACTGGCCGAACGGCTGGGGATCTCCGAGGAGGAGGTGCTGGAGGGCCTGGAATCGGCCAACGCCTACAGCACGCTCTCGCTGGACGTCCCGGACACCGACGACGAGTCGCCGGCGGTCGCGGACACCCTGGGCTCGGAGGACGAGGCGCTGGAGGGGGTCGAGTACCGCGAGTCCCTCAAGCCGCTGCTCGAAGGGCTGCCGCCGCGGGAGAAGCGGATCCTCCTCCTGCGGTTCTTCGGCAACATGACCCAGTCGCAGATCGCCCAGGAGGTCGGCATCTCCCAGATGCACGTCTCCCGGTTGCTGGCCCGCACCCTGGCCCAGCTCCGCGAGAAGCTCCTGGTCGAGGAGTAG
- a CDS encoding diacylglycerol kinase family protein has translation MRALLVANPAATTTSARTRDVLTHALASEMKLEAVTTEYRGHARDLGRRAAETGMDLVVALGGDGTVNEVVNGLLHEGPDPDRLPGLAVVPGGSTNVFARALGLPNDAVEATGALLDALRERRERTVGLGLAAGTPGTEDESVPARWFTFCAGFGFDAGVVGRVEQQRERGKRSTHALYVRQLMRQFWEEPNRRHGTVTLERPGADPVTDLVLSIVCNTSPWTYLGNRPLYASPEASFDTALDVLALDRLSTPAVARYATQLLTSTPERGPHGKHAVSLHDLTDFTLHSKVPLPFQMDGDHLGLRTSVRFTGVRRALRVIV, from the coding sequence ATGCGTGCACTCCTCGTGGCCAACCCAGCAGCGACGACCACCAGTGCGCGCACGCGCGACGTCCTGACCCACGCGCTCGCCAGCGAGATGAAGCTGGAGGCGGTCACCACCGAATACCGCGGCCACGCCCGGGACCTGGGCCGCAGGGCGGCCGAGACCGGCATGGACCTCGTGGTGGCCCTGGGCGGTGACGGCACCGTCAACGAAGTGGTCAACGGACTGCTGCACGAGGGACCCGACCCGGACCGGCTGCCCGGACTCGCGGTGGTCCCCGGCGGCTCCACCAATGTCTTCGCCCGCGCACTCGGCCTGCCCAACGACGCGGTCGAGGCGACCGGCGCGCTGCTGGACGCACTGCGGGAGCGGCGCGAACGAACGGTCGGCCTGGGCCTCGCCGCCGGCACCCCGGGCACGGAGGACGAGTCGGTTCCGGCGCGCTGGTTCACCTTCTGCGCGGGCTTCGGCTTCGACGCGGGCGTGGTGGGCCGGGTCGAACAGCAGCGGGAACGGGGCAAGCGTTCGACCCATGCCCTGTACGTGCGACAGCTGATGCGCCAGTTCTGGGAAGAGCCCAACCGCCGGCACGGCACGGTGACCCTGGAACGGCCCGGCGCGGATCCGGTGACGGACCTGGTGCTGTCGATAGTGTGCAACACGTCACCCTGGACATACCTGGGCAACCGACCGCTTTACGCCTCCCCGGAGGCATCGTTCGATACTGCGCTTGACGTATTGGCACTGGACCGTTTGTCAACTCCGGCGGTCGCCCGCTACGCGACACAGCTCCTGACCTCGACTCCTGAGCGCGGTCCGCACGGCAAGCACGCGGTGTCTCTGCACGATCTGACGGACTTCACCTTGCATTCGAAGGTGCCGCTTCCGTTCCAGATGGACGGAGACCACCTCGGGCTGCGCACCAGCGTTCGGTTCACAGGCGTACGCCGTGCACTGCGTGTGATTGTGTGA
- a CDS encoding WhiB family transcriptional regulator: MDWRHNAVCREEDPELFFPIGNTGPALLQIEEAKAVCRRCPVMEQCLQWALESGQDSGVWGGLSEDERRAMKRRAARNRARNATA, translated from the coding sequence ATGGACTGGCGTCACAACGCCGTTTGCCGCGAGGAAGACCCGGAACTCTTCTTCCCCATCGGCAACACCGGTCCTGCGCTGCTGCAGATCGAGGAAGCCAAGGCCGTCTGCCGCCGTTGCCCCGTCATGGAGCAGTGCCTGCAGTGGGCGCTCGAGTCCGGTCAGGACTCCGGTGTCTGGGGCGGTCTCAGCGAGGACGAGCGCCGCGCAATGAAGCGCCGCGCCGCTCGCAATCGGGCGCGCAACGCAACCGCCTGA
- a CDS encoding sensor histidine kinase, translated as MNDLVRQHTALSETDLEWLHLLVSEWQLLSDLSFADLVLWVPTLDGSRYVSVAQMRPNTGPTSYQDDMVGHLVPRGRRPLLDAALDEGRIVREGDPEWREEVPVRVESIPVRREGRVLGVIARNTNLLTVRTPSRLELTYLQSASDLAQMIAAGSFPFPGQQVDMDASPRVGDGLIRLDAEGVVTYASPNALSAYHRLGLASDLVGQHLGTITSELAPSRGPVDEALVKLASGWAPRETEAEGSGGVIQLRAIPLKPKGTRIGSLVLCRDVTELRRRERELITKDATIREIHHRVKNNLQTVAALLRLQARRMDSPQGREALNEAVRRVGSIAIVHETLSQNLDERVEFDEIADRVIAMVSEISPGKVACRRTGRFGILDAEVATPLSMVLTEILQNALEHAFTQGEGGTVEVSAARSGSGRDDARLLISVVDDGCGLPEGFDPQRAGNLGLQIVRTLVEGELGGTFDMVASEPRGTKVVLDIPASPQK; from the coding sequence ATGAACGACCTCGTACGCCAGCACACCGCTCTCAGTGAAACCGACCTGGAGTGGCTCCATCTGCTGGTCTCGGAGTGGCAGCTGCTCTCCGACCTCTCCTTCGCCGACCTCGTGCTGTGGGTCCCCACGCTCGACGGCAGCCGGTACGTCTCGGTCGCGCAGATGCGCCCGAACACCGGCCCCACCTCGTACCAGGACGACATGGTCGGCCACCTGGTCCCGCGCGGCCGGCGCCCGCTGCTCGACGCCGCGCTCGACGAGGGCCGCATCGTGCGCGAGGGGGACCCGGAGTGGCGCGAGGAGGTGCCGGTCCGCGTCGAGTCGATCCCCGTGCGCCGCGAGGGCCGGGTCCTCGGCGTGATCGCACGCAATACCAACCTGCTCACTGTGCGTACACCCAGCCGGCTGGAGCTCACCTACCTCCAGTCCGCCTCCGACCTGGCCCAGATGATCGCGGCGGGCTCCTTCCCGTTCCCCGGCCAGCAGGTCGACATGGACGCCTCCCCGCGCGTCGGCGACGGCCTGATCCGGCTCGACGCCGAGGGCGTGGTGACGTACGCGTCCCCGAACGCGCTCTCCGCCTACCACCGGCTCGGGCTCGCCTCCGACCTGGTCGGCCAGCACCTGGGCACCATCACCTCCGAACTCGCTCCCTCCCGCGGCCCGGTGGACGAGGCCCTGGTCAAACTCGCGAGCGGCTGGGCCCCGCGCGAGACCGAGGCCGAGGGCAGCGGCGGGGTCATCCAGCTGCGGGCCATCCCGCTCAAGCCCAAGGGCACCCGGATCGGCTCGCTCGTCCTGTGCCGCGACGTCACGGAACTGCGCCGTCGCGAACGTGAATTGATCACCAAGGACGCGACCATCCGGGAGATCCACCACCGGGTCAAGAACAACCTCCAGACGGTGGCCGCGCTCTTGCGCCTGCAGGCCCGCCGCATGGATTCGCCGCAGGGGCGCGAGGCGCTGAACGAAGCCGTCCGCCGCGTCGGTTCGATCGCGATCGTGCACGAGACGCTCTCTCAGAACCTGGACGAGCGGGTCGAGTTCGACGAGATCGCCGACCGCGTGATCGCGATGGTCTCCGAGATCTCCCCGGGCAAGGTCGCCTGCCGGCGCACCGGCCGCTTCGGAATCCTGGACGCGGAGGTCGCCACCCCGCTGTCGATGGTGCTGACGGAGATCCTCCAGAACGCCCTGGAGCACGCCTTCACCCAGGGGGAGGGCGGCACCGTGGAGGTGTCCGCGGCCCGCTCGGGCAGCGGCCGCGACGATGCCCGGCTGCTGATCTCGGTGGTCGACGACGGCTGCGGTCTGCCCGAGGGGTTCGACCCCCAGCGGGCCGGCAACCTCGGGCTGCAGATCGTGCGGACCCTGGTGGAGGGCGAGCTCGGCGGCACCTTCGACATGGTCGCGTCCGAGCCGCGCGGCACCAAGGTCGTCCTCGACATACCGGCCAGCCCGCAGAAGTAG
- a CDS encoding TetR/AcrR family transcriptional regulator yields MVTGQRGRPRSFDRDEALGKAMFAFWERGYEATSISDLTASLGISAPSLYAAFGDKRKLFDEVVVVYGGRYGDFAAVALAEEPTARAAVGRVLHEAAEVYTDPAHPPGCMVISAAVNTTSDEVAEALRMRREANLVAFESRIRADVAAGVLPAGTDTWALARYAGAVLQGMSQQSRDGAGREELEAVAELAMGAWPQ; encoded by the coding sequence ATGGTGACCGGACAACGTGGCAGGCCCCGCTCCTTCGACCGCGACGAGGCCCTCGGCAAGGCGATGTTCGCCTTCTGGGAGCGCGGCTACGAGGCGACGTCGATCTCCGACCTGACCGCCTCGCTCGGGATCAGTGCCCCGAGCCTCTACGCGGCCTTCGGCGACAAGCGCAAGCTCTTCGACGAGGTCGTGGTGGTCTACGGCGGCCGCTACGGGGACTTCGCGGCCGTGGCCCTCGCCGAGGAGCCCACCGCCCGCGCGGCGGTGGGGCGCGTCCTGCACGAGGCGGCGGAGGTCTACACCGACCCCGCCCACCCGCCGGGCTGCATGGTGATCAGCGCGGCGGTCAACACCACCTCGGACGAGGTCGCGGAGGCGCTGCGCATGCGGCGCGAGGCCAACCTGGTGGCGTTCGAGAGCCGCATCCGGGCCGATGTCGCCGCGGGAGTCCTGCCGGCCGGCACGGACACGTGGGCACTGGCGCGCTACGCGGGGGCGGTGCTGCAGGGGATGTCCCAGCAGTCGCGCGACGGCGCGGGCCGGGAGGAACTGGAGGCGGTGGCGGAGCTGGCCATGGGGGCCTGGCCGCAGTAG
- a CDS encoding SDR family oxidoreductase: MGVLKGKTALVTGGSRGIGRAIAERLARDGALVAVAYGHNEAAAEETVGAIEAAGGRAFAVGAELGVPGGAEALWAAYAAHPLAAEGDGGVDVLVNNAGTATFAGIGSTDEETYDRVHALNAKAPFFVIQHGLERLRDGGRIVNVTGTPDIALPAILATVMAKGAVNALTVSLAAELAPRNITVNSVGPGIVETDLNAAWLADPAARAHAASRSVFDRLGTPQEVADVVAFLASPDSRWVTGQHLAVTGGLQLSLL, from the coding sequence ATGGGCGTGCTCAAGGGAAAGACGGCACTGGTCACGGGCGGCAGCCGGGGCATCGGGCGGGCCATCGCGGAGCGCCTCGCCCGCGACGGGGCGCTGGTCGCGGTGGCCTACGGGCACAACGAGGCGGCCGCCGAGGAGACCGTGGGTGCCATCGAGGCGGCCGGGGGCCGCGCCTTCGCGGTCGGGGCCGAGCTCGGCGTCCCGGGCGGCGCGGAGGCCCTCTGGGCGGCGTACGCGGCCCATCCACTGGCAGCCGAGGGGGACGGCGGCGTCGACGTGCTGGTGAACAACGCGGGCACCGCCACCTTCGCCGGCATCGGCTCCACCGACGAGGAGACGTACGACCGGGTGCACGCGCTCAACGCGAAGGCGCCGTTCTTCGTGATCCAGCACGGCCTGGAGCGGCTGCGGGACGGCGGCCGGATCGTGAACGTGACCGGCACCCCGGACATCGCCCTGCCCGCGATCCTCGCCACGGTCATGGCCAAGGGCGCCGTGAACGCGCTGACGGTCTCGCTGGCCGCCGAGCTCGCGCCGCGGAACATCACGGTGAACTCGGTGGGTCCCGGGATCGTGGAGACCGATCTGAACGCCGCCTGGCTCGCGGACCCGGCGGCCCGCGCGCACGCCGCCTCCCGCTCCGTCTTCGACCGGCTCGGCACCCCGCAGGAGGTCGCGGACGTGGTCGCCTTCCTCGCCTCCCCGGACTCCCGCTGGGTCACGGGCCAGCACCTCGCCGTGACGGGCGGGCTCCAGCTCTCACTGCTCTAG
- the nagB gene encoding glucosamine-6-phosphate deaminase, which produces MEVVIVPDAKAGGELIAEAMAALVRRKPDALLGVATGSTPLPIYEALAAKVKAGLVDASKARVCQLDEYVGLPAGHPESYRAVVLREVVEPLGLSEASFMGPDGSAEDIVGACDAYDRALAAAGGVDLQLLGIGTDGHIGFNEPCSSLASRTRIKTLTEQTRVDNARFFDNDIEQVPHHVITQGIGTILDARHLVLLATGEGKAEAVAQTVEGPLSALVPASALQLHRHATVIVDEAAASKLKLADYFRHTFANKPAWQGL; this is translated from the coding sequence GTGGAAGTTGTCATCGTCCCGGACGCCAAGGCAGGCGGCGAGCTCATCGCGGAGGCCATGGCCGCCCTGGTCCGCCGCAAGCCCGACGCCCTGCTCGGCGTGGCGACCGGCTCTACCCCGCTGCCCATCTACGAGGCGCTCGCCGCCAAGGTCAAGGCCGGACTCGTCGACGCCTCCAAGGCCCGCGTCTGCCAGCTCGACGAGTACGTCGGCCTGCCGGCCGGGCACCCGGAGTCCTACCGCGCCGTCGTCCTGCGCGAGGTCGTGGAGCCGCTGGGCCTGTCCGAGGCCTCCTTCATGGGCCCGGACGGCTCGGCCGAGGACATCGTCGGCGCCTGCGACGCCTACGACCGCGCCCTCGCCGCGGCCGGCGGCGTGGACCTCCAGCTCCTCGGCATCGGCACGGACGGGCACATCGGCTTCAACGAGCCCTGCTCCTCGCTCGCCTCCCGCACCCGCATCAAGACGCTGACGGAGCAGACCCGCGTGGACAACGCGCGCTTCTTCGACAACGACATAGAGCAGGTGCCCCACCACGTCATCACCCAGGGCATCGGCACCATCCTCGACGCCCGCCACCTGGTCCTGCTGGCCACCGGCGAGGGCAAGGCGGAGGCCGTCGCGCAGACCGTCGAGGGCCCGCTGTCCGCCCTCGTACCGGCCTCCGCGCTCCAGCTGCACCGCCACGCCACGGTGATCGTGGACGAGGCCGCCGCCTCCAAGCTGAAGCTGGCGGACTACTTCCGGCACACGTTTGCCAACAAGCCCGCTTGGCAGGGGCTGTAG